A genome region from Sander vitreus isolate 19-12246 chromosome 21, sanVit1, whole genome shotgun sequence includes the following:
- the rexo4 gene encoding RNA exonuclease 4: protein MSKVKAKKKDFTAKTKQPTSTEKICTSKKRRKRWMEVKFKQIQPPPKIREKAPAQQAVPPKDSLQFSANWKALQEVLKASQPEKKQPVTPKPPNGALQKQEAKEKSSKNISKNNVSPRRTMSLPDNKVKHKIVPPESVAPKDSTVNSKVPALSETKPSAAPKRKKDSGKSNGEQAAKKKKPVVEERKPTEADLWFDDVDPDDIEATVGAEAAEIMRKKQGIHQNKDTESALVKEKAFEGLTRAVAIDCEMVGVGPDGEDSILARVSLVNHFGKCIYDKFVKPTEKVTDYRTAVSGIRPEDIKKGEDLQTVQREVAEILQGRIVVGHAIHNDLKILLLDHPKKKIRDTQKYKPFKKAVKSGRPSLKLLCREILNVKVQQGEHSSVQDAQATMRLYTMVKKQWEAEIKASRNNKDSSKKSVRKPKFPKNKNPMGL from the exons aacaacccaCGTCCACAGAGAAAATATGCACATCgaaaaagagaaggaaacgGTGGATGGAAGTGAAGTTTAAACAGATACAGCCACCACCCAAGATCCGAGAAAAAGCTCCAGCTCAGCAAGCAGTACCTCCGAAAGATAGCCTGCAGTTCTCTGCTAACTGGAAGGCATTACAAGAG GTGTTAAAGGCCAGTCAACCGGAGAAGAAGCAGCCTGTGACACCAAAACCTCCGAATGGTGCTCTACAAAAACAGGAGGCTAAAGAAAAATCTTCTAAAAATATTTCCAAGAACAATGTCTCTCCCAGACGAACAATGTCTCTCCCAGACAACAAAGTGAAGCACAAAATTGTTCCTCCAGAAAGTGTTGCCCCTAAGGACTCAACGGTGAACTCAAAGGTTCCAGCTCTCTCAGAGACAAAACCGTCTGCTGCtccaaaaaggaaaaaggacAGTGGAAAGTCAAACGGCGAGCAAGCAGCCAAGAAAAAGAAACCTGTGGTTGAAGAGAGGAAACCTACAGA AGCGGACCTTTGGTTCGACGATGTAGACCCTGACGACATTGAGGCAACAGTGGGAGCAGAGGCAGCGGAGATCATGAGGAAGAAGCAGGGCATTCACCAAAATAAGGACACAGAGAGCGCCCTGGTCAAGGAGAAAGCCTTTGAAGG CCTCACCAGAGCCGTGGCCATTGATTGTGAGATGGTGGGAGTCGGTCCTGATGGAGAGGACAGCATCTTGGCTCGCGTGTCCCTCGTGAACCACTTTGGGAAATGCATCTATGACAAATTTGTGAAACCCACAGAGAAGGTGACAGACTACAGGACAGCTGTCAGTGGCATCCGACCAGAGGACATCAAAAAGG GAGAGGATTTACAGACTGTGCAGAGAGAGGTTGCTGAGATCCTGCAAGGCAGAATTGTGGTTGGACATGCCATACACAATGACCTAAAG ATTTTACTCTTGGATcatccaaaaaagaaaatccgGGACACTCAGAAGTACAAACCTTTTAAGAAAGCTGTTAAG agtGGTCGACCCTCGCTGAAACTCCTCTGTAGAGAAATACTCAACGTTAAGGTCCAACAGGGTGAACATTCATCT GTCCAAGATGCACAGGCCACCATGAGGCTCTACACAATGGTGAAAAAACAGTGGGAAGCAGAGATTAAAGCCAGTCGCAACAACAAAGACTCATCCAAGAAGAGTGTGAGAAAGCCCAAGTTTCCCAAGAACAAGAATCCCATGGGTCTATGA